The Lysinibacillus pakistanensis genome includes a window with the following:
- a CDS encoding CsxC family protein, translating to MKRGIFLSEQSENLNQILPCPVESTELVPLANEVTPLVATPVTAPTIKIPVVLAEPTLQIVVESDITLNPAATEIKRVKKNVFLNQVKLVPVRFARIANTDFFRVTRAKLFVAGHIRKNIEYASAACNGALQDRIADVPFSGFTELFFPQTPGGTTPILGISEFAEANFLNERTQLDARLDKAFFQNLVKYNEQPFGELVAANFFELDFSPIMAAPEGTFSTLREKIVLDLTVKVLQVQQVRLGAGSTVITPVLFGLTPPTSP from the coding sequence ATGAAAAGAGGAATTTTTTTGAGTGAACAATCAGAAAATCTAAATCAAATATTACCTTGTCCAGTAGAATCAACTGAACTAGTACCATTAGCTAATGAGGTTACTCCACTAGTCGCTACACCAGTTACAGCTCCAACTATTAAAATTCCAGTTGTACTTGCAGAACCTACACTTCAAATAGTTGTAGAATCAGATATTACGCTGAATCCTGCTGCAACTGAAATCAAAAGAGTGAAAAAAAATGTTTTCCTAAATCAAGTTAAATTAGTACCTGTTAGATTTGCACGTATTGCTAACACAGACTTTTTTAGGGTAACAAGAGCTAAATTGTTTGTAGCAGGGCATATTCGCAAAAATATAGAATATGCTTCAGCGGCTTGTAATGGAGCACTACAAGATAGAATTGCAGACGTTCCGTTTTCTGGTTTTACAGAACTTTTTTTCCCACAAACACCTGGAGGCACTACTCCAATCTTAGGAATTTCCGAGTTTGCCGAAGCGAACTTCCTGAATGAAAGAACTCAATTGGATGCTCGATTGGATAAGGCTTTCTTCCAAAATCTCGTTAAATACAATGAACAACCATTTGGCGAGTTAGTCGCTGCAAACTTCTTTGAACTTGATTTTTCACCAATTATGGCAGCACCCGAAGGCACATTCAGCACATTGCGTGAAAAAATTGTTCTGGATCTTACAGTAAAAGTACTGCAAGTTCAACAAGTCCGCCTTGGCGCTGGTAGTACTGTAATAACGCCTGTTCTTTTCGGACTTACTCCTCCTACTAGTCCTTAA
- a CDS encoding GNAT family N-acetyltransferase: MNLTKVFEEFPILSSTKLELKKIEDRHLQELFDIYDNEKVFEFCGIIPKHNLQTVSKMIGHFDRDYQKKSRVKWGIFQKSQNDTLVGIIEAMDFNQKVDMVTIGYYLAEAYWGKGIATEAVHMIVKYLFEEVAINRIQAEVMPLNEPSKKVLLKNGFLKDGLLRQASLWSGKGIVDLEIYSYLKEDYGASK, from the coding sequence ATGAATTTAACAAAGGTGTTTGAGGAATTTCCAATATTAAGCTCAACAAAGCTAGAGCTTAAAAAAATTGAGGATCGCCATTTACAGGAGCTATTTGATATTTATGATAATGAAAAAGTATTTGAGTTTTGCGGGATTATTCCAAAGCACAATCTTCAAACTGTTAGTAAAATGATTGGCCATTTTGATAGAGACTATCAGAAGAAAAGCAGAGTAAAATGGGGTATTTTCCAAAAATCTCAGAATGATACATTGGTTGGCATTATTGAAGCAATGGATTTTAATCAGAAAGTGGATATGGTAACAATCGGCTACTATTTAGCTGAGGCGTATTGGGGTAAAGGCATTGCCACTGAAGCTGTACATATGATTGTAAAATATTTATTTGAGGAGGTTGCCATTAATCGGATACAGGCTGAAGTGATGCCATTGAATGAACCGTCGAAAAAGGTACTCCTAAAAAATGGCTTCCTCAAAGATGGACTTTTAAGACAGGCTTCACTTTGGTCTGGTAAAGGTATAGTAGATTTAGAAATATATAGTTATCTTAAAGAGGACTATGGTGCCAGCAAATAA
- a CDS encoding alpha/beta fold hydrolase: MPMLDVEGGSLYYQVKGEGTPIIFIHPPLLTSTNFLYQLEHLSKTYKVITFDIRGHGRSVYSKQAITYPLIVNDIVNLLDYLGVEKAFICGYSTGGSILLEFLLMYPNRALGGIVISGMSEVKDLFLKQRISLGVKLSNKKTISVLTLAISLGNSKTRQVFRKLYEDASFGDARNIQQYYRFSLHYNCTSRLQDINSPVLLVFGTKDKVFHQYAYILHGKLPHNELVFLKEKHQIPTKAAIKLNEKIDEFIQKHSVINSLQ; this comes from the coding sequence GTGCCGATGCTAGATGTAGAAGGTGGTAGCTTATATTATCAAGTAAAGGGTGAGGGGACGCCAATCATCTTCATTCACCCTCCATTACTGACAAGCACAAATTTTCTTTATCAATTAGAACATTTATCTAAAACATATAAAGTGATCACCTTTGATATTAGAGGTCATGGAAGAAGTGTGTATTCCAAACAAGCAATTACCTACCCACTCATTGTTAATGATATTGTTAATTTACTGGATTATTTAGGTGTAGAGAAAGCATTTATTTGCGGTTATTCAACTGGTGGCTCGATTTTATTAGAATTTTTATTGATGTATCCCAACAGAGCATTAGGAGGCATCGTAATTAGCGGAATGTCAGAAGTGAAAGATCTTTTTTTGAAGCAGAGAATTTCTTTAGGAGTTAAACTTTCAAATAAAAAAACCATTTCTGTTCTTACACTTGCGATTTCGTTGGGTAATTCCAAGACACGACAAGTATTTAGGAAATTGTATGAAGATGCATCATTTGGAGATGCACGAAATATTCAGCAGTATTATCGTTTTAGCCTACACTATAATTGTACAAGTCGACTACAAGATATTAATTCGCCTGTTTTACTTGTTTTTGGTACAAAAGACAAAGTATTTCATCAATATGCCTATATTCTACATGGAAAGCTTCCTCATAATGAATTAGTATTTTTAAAAGAAAAACATCAAATTCCTACGAAAGCAGCCATTAAATTAAATGAAAAGATTGATGAGTTTATCCAGAAACATTCTGTTATAAATTCGTTACAATGA
- a CDS encoding YmaF family protein, producing MHVLMTNTDFLDHHHEVAIETGPAIRVSDDKHVHFVKGTTTLDDGHVHQLEFATLIQKPLV from the coding sequence ATACATGTACTTATGACTAATACTGATTTTTTAGATCATCATCATGAGGTTGCAATAGAAACAGGCCCTGCTATCCGCGTTAGCGATGATAAACATGTACACTTTGTCAAAGGTACTACTACACTTGATGATGGGCATGTACATCAACTAGAATTTGCTACATTAATTCAAAAGCCTCTCGTATAA
- a CDS encoding PadR family transcriptional regulator, whose protein sequence is MTKLLVLAMLGLKPMTGYDIKTMLELNDAERWGGVLIGSIYNALKKLEKDGYIEVASIESTGHRQKAIYQITDKGKEYEQELIIEALENSSVVYPTTLYSGISFAFKLPKTRAVEALEKQKKILEKEDMAIQAGYEAKRLAMQGNLPALTQLAFDHMLEVVNVQLKFVTQAIDIMKKENSLA, encoded by the coding sequence ATGACAAAATTATTAGTACTTGCAATGCTAGGGCTAAAACCTATGACTGGTTATGATATTAAAACAATGCTGGAATTGAATGATGCGGAGCGTTGGGGTGGAGTGCTAATTGGCTCTATCTATAATGCTTTAAAAAAGCTTGAAAAAGATGGTTATATAGAGGTAGCTAGCATTGAATCTACAGGTCATAGGCAAAAGGCAATCTACCAAATTACTGACAAGGGAAAAGAATATGAACAAGAATTGATTATTGAGGCACTTGAAAATTCTTCTGTAGTGTATCCAACAACTTTATATTCAGGTATATCATTCGCATTTAAGCTTCCTAAAACAAGAGCGGTAGAGGCATTAGAAAAGCAGAAAAAAATCTTGGAAAAGGAAGATATGGCAATTCAAGCTGGATATGAGGCAAAACGGCTTGCAATGCAAGGGAATCTACCAGCTTTAACTCAACTGGCGTTTGATCATATGTTAGAAGTTGTAAATGTTCAATTAAAATTTGTCACACAGGCTATTGATATTATGAAAAAAGAAAACTCTCTCGCATGA
- a CDS encoding AraC family transcriptional regulator, whose translation MDYFERIQNAIEYIEEHLQDELVITDISAKAYFSAFHFQRLFQAITGFSVQQYSRNRRLSEAAILLETTSNNILDIAIAFQYSSQEAFTRAFVNYIGMTPAKYRKEKNVVPLQSKLNFLDYKMKGDFIMNKPEMIYLQKKFIIGYEYQTTLLDEKYFIDIPKFYTDFGKNHYYERIPHKLTPNFAYGISTNFHDDGQFSFIIGEEVTGNTESVDNGLVKFEIPEGKYAVFSMKGTSEAIQNIRRYIYGVWLPNSNYERNEGPDFEITDVVNSAYPNDMKMEIYIPIKE comes from the coding sequence ATGGATTATTTTGAAAGAATACAAAACGCTATTGAATATATTGAGGAGCATCTACAAGATGAATTAGTCATTACTGATATATCAGCAAAGGCTTATTTCTCTGCATTCCATTTTCAAAGACTTTTTCAAGCCATTACTGGTTTTTCAGTACAGCAATATAGTAGAAATAGGAGGTTATCTGAGGCAGCCATACTATTAGAAACTACCTCCAACAACATTTTAGACATTGCAATTGCCTTTCAATATAGCTCACAGGAGGCTTTTACACGTGCTTTTGTCAATTACATTGGAATGACACCTGCAAAATATCGAAAAGAAAAAAATGTCGTTCCCCTTCAAAGTAAACTGAACTTTTTGGATTATAAAATGAAGGGAGATTTCATCATGAATAAACCAGAAATGATTTATTTACAGAAAAAGTTTATTATTGGATATGAATACCAAACAACCTTACTAGATGAAAAATATTTTATAGATATTCCTAAATTTTACACTGATTTTGGAAAAAATCATTATTATGAGCGAATTCCTCATAAGCTTACTCCCAATTTCGCATATGGTATATCTACTAACTTTCATGACGATGGACAATTTTCGTTTATTATTGGTGAAGAAGTAACGGGCAATACGGAATCAGTGGACAATGGCCTTGTCAAATTTGAAATCCCTGAGGGCAAATATGCGGTGTTTTCCATGAAAGGAACTTCAGAGGCAATTCAAAATATACGACGCTATATTTATGGTGTTTGGCTACCAAATTCTAATTATGAAAGAAATGAAGGCCCTGATTTTGAAATAACAGATGTAGTCAATTCAGCTTATCCAAACGATATGAAAATGGAAATTTACATTCCAATTAAAGAGTAA
- a CDS encoding MBL fold metallo-hydrolase, giving the protein MQNDMNYGGDFKYIPATSIWSGDGIEVLSDLYQQTIQIVNIILYGDPYKQEFVLIDAGMPKSAQEIISVAEKRFGANCQPKALILTHGHFDHVGAIIDLIDHWGMPVYAHALELPFLTGKENYPEPDPNVNGGLIAKISSIFPNEAINLGDHVGQLPLDGSVPFMHGFRWIHTPGHTPGHISLFREDDRTLIAGDAFVTVKQESLYKVLLQKKEISGPPRYFTTDWLAAWESIKKLEALKPTVAVTGHGLPMKGEELTKNLHRLATEFEQIALPDHSRFLN; this is encoded by the coding sequence ATGCAGAATGATATGAATTATGGTGGGGATTTTAAATATATACCAGCAACTTCAATTTGGAGTGGAGATGGTATTGAAGTTCTATCTGATCTTTATCAACAAACAATTCAAATTGTCAATATTATACTTTATGGAGATCCCTATAAGCAGGAATTTGTTCTTATTGATGCGGGTATGCCAAAAAGTGCTCAAGAGATTATTTCTGTTGCAGAAAAGAGATTCGGTGCAAATTGTCAACCGAAGGCATTAATTTTAACTCATGGTCACTTTGATCATGTTGGTGCAATCATTGATTTAATCGATCATTGGGGTATGCCAGTCTATGCGCATGCTTTAGAATTACCTTTTCTAACAGGGAAAGAAAATTACCCTGAACCAGATCCTAATGTGAATGGTGGCTTAATTGCGAAAATATCATCCATTTTTCCAAATGAAGCCATTAATTTAGGAGATCATGTTGGGCAGCTTCCATTGGATGGCAGCGTACCATTTATGCATGGTTTCCGCTGGATTCATACGCCAGGACATACGCCAGGACATATCTCCTTGTTTCGTGAGGACGATCGAACATTGATTGCTGGAGATGCCTTTGTTACTGTAAAGCAGGAATCACTCTATAAGGTTTTATTACAGAAAAAAGAAATAAGTGGTCCTCCACGCTATTTTACGACGGATTGGCTAGCTGCTTGGGAATCCATCAAAAAATTAGAGGCATTAAAGCCAACAGTTGCAGTGACAGGACATGGGTTACCCATGAAGGGCGAAGAGCTTACAAAAAATTTGCATAGACTGGCTACCGAATTCGAACAAATCGCTTTACCAGACCATAGCAGGTTTCTAAATTAA
- a CDS encoding MarR family transcriptional regulator yields MDKKIDAIEALQRLITERESADRRRKRMNVSQEEAIVSDWTLTQLHIVAVIKEKGKANNIMLSEILNVSKPAITKAVKKLSEHNILEKTQQEDNKKEVYYLLTKSGEILALIHNRLHEQAKNRYLSIFNNFNTTELETIIRFLNAITENIKSH; encoded by the coding sequence ATGGATAAAAAAATTGATGCTATTGAAGCTTTGCAACGATTAATTACAGAAAGAGAATCAGCTGACAGAAGAAGAAAACGAATGAATGTAAGTCAGGAAGAAGCAATTGTTTCCGATTGGACACTGACACAATTACACATCGTTGCAGTAATCAAAGAGAAAGGAAAGGCGAATAATATTATGCTCTCTGAAATTTTAAATGTATCTAAACCAGCGATTACAAAAGCAGTAAAGAAGTTATCGGAACATAATATTCTTGAAAAAACACAACAAGAAGATAATAAAAAAGAAGTATATTATTTACTAACAAAATCAGGAGAGATACTTGCACTTATCCACAATCGATTACATGAGCAGGCAAAAAATCGTTATTTAAGTATCTTTAACAATTTTAATACAACGGAGTTAGAGACAATTATTCGGTTTTTAAACGCTATTACTGAAAACATTAAGTCACATTAA
- a CDS encoding MFS transporter, producing the protein MSRLTQAKILALYLLSISSFFASLNQNIYTPVIPLIRDSFSVSINLVNFTVSSFIFIIAVVQIFLGTVIDTKNQKQLLIFSFILISISTIVCAFTTNFLLFMIFRIVQAIGAGIIPLVTINMISHLFEGEARGSAIGTYQILLTLAPAVSPILGGILGEHYGYQGIFLFLFLIATVLLMFIMYVFPNNEKNDLQENSSNFTQTYRAIFLNRVGSITMIVGFFVFFIHFAILVFLPILLNDHYHISLQNIGLLYLPLTVSMIFGSVIFKKIQKKVALKKLFITVLFFIPLLIIAFGCLHTKSIIGLSIILFMYGLTIGFAPPLFSTIISNEYSEHRGAALGLFNFIRYSGMAIGGMFTGLSVVLPSTLVFIIFGVLLFLISLYQYPSIKNRSM; encoded by the coding sequence ATGTCTCGACTAACTCAAGCGAAAATACTAGCATTGTATTTGTTAAGTATAAGCAGTTTCTTCGCTTCTTTAAATCAAAATATTTATACACCAGTCATTCCACTAATTCGAGATTCTTTTAGCGTATCTATTAATTTGGTGAATTTCACTGTGAGTAGCTTTATTTTTATCATTGCGGTGGTTCAAATCTTTTTAGGAACGGTGATAGATACTAAGAATCAAAAACAGTTGTTAATCTTTAGTTTCATTTTAATTAGTATCTCGACCATTGTTTGCGCATTTACAACCAACTTTTTGCTCTTTATGATTTTTAGGATTGTTCAAGCGATTGGTGCTGGTATTATTCCCTTAGTTACGATAAATATGATTTCACACTTATTTGAAGGGGAAGCAAGAGGGAGCGCAATCGGTACATATCAAATACTGCTTACCCTTGCACCAGCAGTTTCACCAATATTAGGAGGAATATTAGGCGAACATTATGGCTACCAAGGAATTTTTCTATTTCTTTTTCTTATTGCTACCGTATTACTTATGTTTATTATGTATGTTTTTCCTAACAACGAAAAAAATGATCTTCAAGAAAATTCCAGTAACTTTACCCAAACCTATCGAGCTATTTTTTTGAATCGTGTTGGTTCTATTACGATGATTGTAGGCTTTTTTGTCTTTTTTATACACTTTGCCATTCTGGTCTTTTTACCGATATTACTCAACGATCATTATCATATATCATTACAAAACATTGGATTATTATACTTACCTTTAACTGTTAGTATGATTTTTGGGAGTGTTATCTTTAAAAAAATACAGAAGAAAGTTGCATTGAAGAAGCTGTTTATCACTGTTTTATTTTTCATTCCCTTGTTAATTATTGCCTTTGGTTGTCTGCATACCAAATCAATTATTGGATTAAGTATCATATTGTTTATGTATGGCTTAACAATTGGGTTTGCACCTCCACTATTTTCAACTATTATAAGTAATGAATATAGCGAGCATAGGGGAGCTGCCTTAGGATTGTTTAATTTTATCCGTTATTCAGGTATGGCAATTGGCGGGATGTTTACTGGATTAAGTGTTGTTCTGCCAAGTACTCTCGTCTTTATTATTTTTGGAGTTTTGCTTTTTCTTATTTCTCTCTACCAGTATCCTAGTATAAAGAATAGATCTATGTAA
- a CDS encoding YjcZ family sporulation protein, with amino-acid sequence MSQDYGSNYGGSRSNFALIVVLFILLIIVGVSFIKY; translated from the coding sequence ATGTCTCAAGATTATGGTAGTAATTATGGCGGCTCTCGTTCAAACTTTGCGCTAATTGTTGTTCTATTCATTCTTCTAATTATTGTCGGCGTTAGTTTCATCAAATATTAA
- a CDS encoding class I SAM-dependent methyltransferase translates to MYSYYGPISTELYDFTKPVGHSISGDIEYYLHRLTGTNGKILEAGVGSGRFLIPLLEKGFDAEGIDYSPEMLASCRKRCAERGLPARLYEGNLSNFSLHSKYEAVVMPTGSFCLIEQSKEAIDALTCIYHHLVPGGRLIVDLLLPLHWRTGEISTSYYQLSDTEGIALESKSVEMDWINQTTLTVLKYEKWKSGKLVDTELQRFPLRWYGIEEFQQILKNIGFSDITCSAEYIYNKKPSIESGLVTFEAIRK, encoded by the coding sequence ATGTATAGTTATTATGGTCCAATAAGTACAGAGCTTTATGATTTTACGAAACCAGTAGGCCATTCCATAAGTGGGGATATCGAGTATTATCTTCATCGTTTAACAGGAACGAATGGTAAGATTTTAGAAGCAGGGGTAGGTTCCGGTCGTTTTCTTATTCCTTTATTAGAGAAGGGTTTTGATGCGGAGGGTATTGATTACTCACCAGAGATGCTAGCCTCTTGTCGAAAACGATGTGCAGAAAGAGGATTACCTGCAAGGCTTTATGAAGGTAATCTAAGCAATTTTTCATTGCATTCCAAATATGAAGCTGTGGTCATGCCAACTGGGTCATTTTGTTTAATTGAGCAATCGAAGGAAGCAATTGATGCATTAACATGTATATATCATCATTTGGTTCCAGGTGGTCGTCTAATAGTGGACTTGCTACTGCCATTACATTGGCGTACAGGAGAAATTTCTACCTCCTATTATCAGCTATCAGACACTGAGGGAATAGCGTTAGAAAGTAAATCCGTAGAGATGGATTGGATCAATCAAACCACTCTTACCGTTTTAAAATATGAAAAATGGAAAAGTGGGAAATTAGTGGATACAGAACTGCAGAGATTCCCATTGCGATGGTATGGAATTGAAGAATTTCAGCAAATATTAAAAAATATAGGTTTTTCTGATATAACTTGTTCAGCTGAGTATATCTATAATAAGAAGCCTTCTATAGAAAGTGGATTGGTTACTTTTGAAGCGATTCGTAAGTAA